The following coding sequences lie in one Drosophila bipectinata strain 14024-0381.07 chromosome XR, DbipHiC1v2, whole genome shotgun sequence genomic window:
- the LOC138925632 gene encoding uncharacterized protein, giving the protein MGIERDGETGSVAIGHKQYIDGLLRDYGMEDCKPNATPLEVGYQNLCVLEDCPRANQKQYQSLMGTLLYLAMTTRPDIVHCVAKLAQKCSDPHKEHEVAAKRVLRYLRGTSSLKLHFDRTGVPVYCFVDADWAGDCSDRKSFSGWAFFLAGAAFSWESKKQSIIALSSTEAEYVALSTAAKEAAYVLKLISEMGFETAPTLMIYSDNQSAQCLAKNASFHARSKHIDIKCSN; this is encoded by the exons ATGGGGATCGAGCGGGATGGAGAGACGGGCAGTGTGGCAATTGGCCACAAGCAGTATATCGACGGGCTGTTACGAGATTATGGCATGGAAGACTGTAAGCCGAATGCAACGCCTTTGGAGGTTGGTTATCAGAACCTATGTGTTTTGGAAGACTGTCCACGAGCCAACCAGAAGCAGTATCAATCACTTATGGGAACACTGCTGTACTTAGCAATGACTACGAGGCCGGACATTGTTCATTGTGTGGCAAAGTTGGCTCAGAAGTGCAGTGACCCCCATAAGGAACATGAGGTGGCCGCTAAACGCGTCCTTCGTTACCTAAGAGGAACTTCGAGCTTGAAGCTGCACTTTGATCGAACTGGTGTGCCTGTTTACTGCTTTGTGGATGCAGACTGGGCAGGTGACTGTTCTGACCGCAAATCGTTCAGTGGTTGGGCGTTCTTTTTGGCTGGAGCAGCGTTTTCGTGGGAGTCGAAGAAGCAGAGCATCATAGCACTCAGTAGCACGGAGGCTGAGTATGTGGCGCTTTCAACAGCAGCTAAGGAGGCTGCTTACGTGCTGAAGCTTATATCTGAGATGGGTTTCGAGACGGCGCCAACATTGATGATCTACAGTGACAACCAGAGCGCCCAATGTTTAGCGAAGAACGCGAGTTTTCATGCTAGAAGTAAACATATAGATATCAA ATGTTCTAACTAA